A region of the Pseudomonadota bacterium genome:
TTCTCTCGTTACGTATTGCGTGTTGCCCGATGATGCATTGATGTAGGTCATGTTTCTCTCCTTTTTTTCTTACAGAAAAAACAAAGAGATAATGACCCTCTGATGGTCTAAGAATCAAGTATCATTTTGTTACGTATAGCAGGTGTTAATGGATACATTGGAGCGAAAATTGCCTTAGATTTTTTACAAAAAGGCAACAAGATAATCGGACTTGATTCGCGTTACGAGAATGTCTCCTCCTTAGCTAATAATCCCCATTTCCAATTTTTTAAAACCGATATTACTAACGCCACAACATTGCCCGATGAAGTCAGAGAGGCTGATATTCTGGTTCACTGTGCCGCACTTGTGCATAAGCAATCATCTGATTTATCGAGGGAAAATTATTTCAGGGTTAATTGTGAAGGAACAAAGAATATACTGAACTTTCTCGATAAAGGCAGGCTTAAACAGATTATTTTTCTCAGCACGGTGTCGGTATATGGAGATATATCAAACAATGTGGCTCCGGATGAAAATACGCCGACTAATCCGGAAGACTTCTATGGTGAAAGTAAATTGGCGGCGGAAAATGCAATCAGGGGGTTTTCTGAGAAATACCATATACCTTATACAATCTTCAGGTTGGTTCCCGTTTATGGGGACCTTTTTTTACTGAATATCAATAAAAGGATATATTTGCCGGGGAAGATAGCTTTTTATAAAATAGGGGCTGGGCGGCAATGTCTGTCGCTTGTTTCTGTTAATAATGTTGTTGATATTGTTGCTGCGTGCATAAATAATCCATTGTTTTTTAATGAAACTTTTATTGTGAAAGATGTGGAGGATTATTCGATTAACGGGATAATAGCAACTTTCAAAGATATGTATTCGCAAAGAGGCAAACCTGTTGTGCGGATACCATTGTGCATTCCTGAGACAGCTTTTAAGTTACTGGGTCTTGTTATGCCCGAAAAGGCTAAGTTTTATGAATATCAATTGAAGAAGATCGCCAAAGATGCTGTGTATTCAGGGGGGAAGCTTCGTTCGAGAGTTCAATTGAAATGGAACATAAAAAACACGCTGAAACAGTTGAGTAGGTGAGTAGAAAGATAAAAAAGGCAAGGCTTTTTTCACCACAGATGTAAATCTGATGAACACAGATGGATACGATATAATGATTGAGTTTGTGGACTGTATTGTGATAAACCGTCAATACAATCCACACTTCCTGCCTTTGCAGGGCAGAATAACTGACCTCTGTATACAGTAAGCCGTTCAACAATAGCACCGAAGGCGCTGATTGTTTTACCTGATTTGCCGCTCTATCCCAAATCAGGTAAAGAAAATATTCATCTGTGTTAATTTGCGAACATCTGTGGCTAAAAAAAAGAAAGGCAATGTAAGGAGTGAATAATAAGCGTATTTTCGATATTGTTGCGGCCACAATTTTATCAAGTATTCTTTGCATACCGATGCTGGTAGTGACGGTTATGGTGAAGCTAAGCTCCAGGGGGCTGGTGTTGCACTGGTCGGATAGGATAGGGATAGACAATAAAATATTTAAAATGCCAAAATTTAGAACAATGCGCATAGATACTCCTGATGTTGCTACGCACCTTTTAGAAAATCCTGATACTTACTTAACCCCTATAGGTCCTTTCCTGCGAAAGTTCAGTCTGGATGAATTTCCACAATTATGGAGTGTTTTAAAAGGCGATATGAGTTTTGTGGGGCCTCGCCCTGCTCTATATAATCAGGATGACCTTATTAAACAGAGAACAAAAAAAGGAATACATAAGATTATTCCCGGCATAACAGGATGGGCGCAGGTGAATGGCAGGGACAAACTGCCTATCCCAGTGAAAGTAGAATATGACGAATACTATTTGAAAAACAGATCGTTTTTATTTGATCTCAAGATATTATGGCTAACTTTCTATAAAGTTGTCAAAACAGAAGGGGTTAAACACTAAAATGAATTTAATGTCCCCCTCCCATGCCAAACGATTTTTATTTTTTATTTTTTTTGATATTGTATTAATTGCGTTTTCCCTCCTTTTTTCCTTCTTTTTTCATTTTGATTTTGATCTGAATGTTCCCTATCTAACCCTTATGCCGGGGGTGTTGCCTTATTTTATAGTGATTAAGCTGCTTTCCTTCGGAATATTCAGGGTATACCGGATGACTTGGAGATATGTAGGTATATTTGACCTTGTAAATATTGTCATTGCTCTTGTTGTTTCGGCAATGGTATTAATAATCCTGAGTCTGCCTATATCATCATTCTTGCACCTTAACTTATCTATTACAGGTTTCCCTAAAAGGATTATCCTTGAGGATAGTATCATTTCTGTATTTCTTATCTCAATTTTAAGAATATCGAAAAGGCTATACCTGGAAGTAATAAGGAAGAAAAGACCAACCAAAATGAGCAAAAGAACAATTATTATCGGGGCTGGAAATACTGGCGAGATGCTTATCAGGGATATGGCACGTAACAATTTTAACGAGTTTTATCCTATTGGATTTCTTGATAATGATAAGACTAAGGTAGGAACATATATACATGGAGTAAAGGTGCTCGATACAACAGATAGATTAAAAGATATTATTTCAATACATAGCGCCAATGCTTTAATAATAGCCATACCTTCTCTGAACCATACAATTCTTAAGGATATATACGATTCAGCTAAAAAATTAAACGTAGGTACCGTAAAGATTGTCCCCCGCATTTACAATTTTGATAAACCGGATATGAACCTTAAAGGGCTTGAAGATATAAGTATTGAAGACCTTATTGGGCGTCAGTCTGTTAAAATTGATTACAAAGAAATTAGGAACTTTTTAAATTACAAATCGGTCCTCATTACAGGCGCAGGGGGTTCGATAGGTGCTGAAATTGTTAGCCAGGTGTGTGCCTTTAATCCTGCCATGGTAATTCTTTTCGATATTGATGAGACAGAATTGCATAACCTCGGTCTTAAACTCAATAGACTATTTCCTCACATGTCCGGACAGGTACATTACATAACCGGCGATGTAAGGGATGAAATGAGGTTGAAAGAAGTTTTTGAGGGCTACCGGCCGCAGATTGTATTCCATGCCGCTGCATACAAACATGTGCCTATGATGGAATATAACCCGAAGGAGGCTGTGAAAGTAAATATTTTTGGCACATATAATCTTGCAAAGACGGCAGTGGAGTGTGGTGTTGAAAGATTTATCATGATTTCTACCGATAAAGCGGTGAGACCGACAAGTATCATGGGCGCGACAAAAAGAATGGCAGAGCATGTTTGTAAAGCGATGAATAATTTCGAATTTCGAATTTCTAATTTCAAATTGAAGAGCGAAACAAGAATTGAAACAAATACCGATTCACTCAACCCCTCAACCCCTCAACCCCTCAACCCCTCAACTAAATTCATATCCGTCCGGTTCGGTAATGTGCTGGGGAGCAGAGGTAGTGTGTTGCCGCTTTTTCTTGACCAGTTGAAACATGGCGGACCTCTTACGGTAACACATAAAGATATGAAAAGATATTTTATGACCATTCCAGAAGCAGTGTCTCTTGTGTTGCAGGCGTCTGGAATGGGCGAAGGAGGTGAGGTCTTTGTTCTTGATATGGGTGAACCGGTAAATATCATCGATGTAGCAGAAGAACTGATAAGGATACACGGTCTGGAACCATACAAGGATATTGATATAGAATTCACAGGCTTACGACCTGGGGAAAAGCTTTTTGAAGAGATCCTTACTGCCGAAGAAGGCACTGTTGCAAGCAAGCACGAGAAGGTTTTTATCGCAAAAAACAGTGAAAAATATTCCCTGGAGAACATCGAAGAAATCCTGAAGGAGTTCAGGGAGCTTATAGCGGAACCTTCGATCGGCAACAACGGTAAAGTAAAAGAAATACTTAAAAAATATGTGAAACATTATGAAGAACCGGAATAGTGTCCTTAAAATTCTTGGTTGGAGATATATCATAAAAAAATATCAGCCAAGACTATTTTCATATTCAATAAGGGAGGAGAAAGTATGAAAAAGAGATCAATAGTTGTTTTAATAAGCATTTTTTTCACGTTAACACTGTTTTTATCTGCTTATGCTATTGATACCGAGATTACCCGAAAGAC
Encoded here:
- a CDS encoding NAD(P)-dependent oxidoreductase, encoding MLRIAGVNGYIGAKIALDFLQKGNKIIGLDSRYENVSSLANNPHFQFFKTDITNATTLPDEVREADILVHCAALVHKQSSDLSRENYFRVNCEGTKNILNFLDKGRLKQIIFLSTVSVYGDISNNVAPDENTPTNPEDFYGESKLAAENAIRGFSEKYHIPYTIFRLVPVYGDLFLLNINKRIYLPGKIAFYKIGAGRQCLSLVSVNNVVDIVAACINNPLFFNETFIVKDVEDYSINGIIATFKDMYSQRGKPVVRIPLCIPETAFKLLGLVMPEKAKFYEYQLKKIAKDAVYSGGKLRSRVQLKWNIKNTLKQLSR
- a CDS encoding sugar transferase, giving the protein MNNKRIFDIVAATILSSILCIPMLVVTVMVKLSSRGLVLHWSDRIGIDNKIFKMPKFRTMRIDTPDVATHLLENPDTYLTPIGPFLRKFSLDEFPQLWSVLKGDMSFVGPRPALYNQDDLIKQRTKKGIHKIIPGITGWAQVNGRDKLPIPVKVEYDEYYLKNRSFLFDLKILWLTFYKVVKTEGVKH
- a CDS encoding nucleoside-diphosphate sugar epimerase/dehydratase, producing MNLMSPSHAKRFLFFIFFDIVLIAFSLLFSFFFHFDFDLNVPYLTLMPGVLPYFIVIKLLSFGIFRVYRMTWRYVGIFDLVNIVIALVVSAMVLIILSLPISSFLHLNLSITGFPKRIILEDSIISVFLISILRISKRLYLEVIRKKRPTKMSKRTIIIGAGNTGEMLIRDMARNNFNEFYPIGFLDNDKTKVGTYIHGVKVLDTTDRLKDIISIHSANALIIAIPSLNHTILKDIYDSAKKLNVGTVKIVPRIYNFDKPDMNLKGLEDISIEDLIGRQSVKIDYKEIRNFLNYKSVLITGAGGSIGAEIVSQVCAFNPAMVILFDIDETELHNLGLKLNRLFPHMSGQVHYITGDVRDEMRLKEVFEGYRPQIVFHAAAYKHVPMMEYNPKEAVKVNIFGTYNLAKTAVECGVERFIMISTDKAVRPTSIMGATKRMAEHVCKAMNNFEFRISNFKLKSETRIETNTDSLNPSTPQPLNPSTKFISVRFGNVLGSRGSVLPLFLDQLKHGGPLTVTHKDMKRYFMTIPEAVSLVLQASGMGEGGEVFVLDMGEPVNIIDVAEELIRIHGLEPYKDIDIEFTGLRPGEKLFEEILTAEEGTVASKHEKVFIAKNSEKYSLENIEEILKEFRELIAEPSIGNNGKVKEILKKYVKHYEEPE